The proteins below are encoded in one region of Rhinolophus sinicus isolate RSC01 linkage group LG07, ASM3656204v1, whole genome shotgun sequence:
- the CAMSAP3 gene encoding calmodulin-regulated spectrin-associated protein 3 isoform X4 — protein sequence MVEAAPPGPGPLRRTFLVPEIKSLDQYDFSRAKAAASLAWVLRAAFGGAEHVPSELWEPFYTDQYAQEHVKPPVTRLLLSAELYCRAWRQALPQLETPPSPSALLALLARRGTVPALPERPVQEADLRHQPILMGAHLAVIDALMVAFAFEWTKTLPGPLALASLEHKLLFWVDTTIRRLQEKTEQEAAQRASPSASADGVAPTQPSCPTRWYWKLVPHAIAFCLKESGSKPPMIRYRKDRALARRAPCFPTVTSLQDLASGAALAATIHCYCPQLLRLEEVCLKDPMSVADSLYNLQLVQDFCASRLPRGCPLSLEDLLYVPPPLKVNLVVLLAEMFMCFEVLKPDFVQAKELPDGHAASPRATDTSTPQNSSGGSSPVFNFRHPLLSPGGPQSPLRGSTGSLKSSPSMSHMEVLGKAWNRQLSRPLSQAVSFSTPFGLDSDVDVVMGDPVLLRSVSSDSLGPPRPVPARTPTQPPAEPGDLPTIEEALQIIHSAEPRLLPDGAADGSFYLHSPEGPSKPTLASSYPPDKVPAYLPHPEGPSKPSPCQAGEVLKPQALSEGSPKAMASSPAASNSEVKMTSFAERKKQLVKAEVEAGAGSPVATPAAPEALSSEMSELGARLEEKRRAIEAQKRRIEAIFAKHRQRLGKSAFLQVQPREAGGEAEAEAEAEAEPGPAPGGERPAGEGQGEPSPRPKAVTFSPELGPVPPEGLGDYNRAVNKLSAALNSLQRDMQRLTDQQQRLLGPPEAPGPAPPPAAPSPAAWVIPGPTMGPKAASPSPVRRASAARRSPGPGPSPTPRSPKHTRPADLRLAPLTRVLTPPHDVDSLPHLRKFSPSQVPVQTRSSILLSEGPPPEEPSARPGLIEIPLGSLEEPSAEDEGDGSPPGAEDSLEEEASSEGEPRGGLGFFYKDEDKPEDEMAQKRASLLERQQRRVEEARRRKQWQEAEKEQRREEAVRLAQEEVVPSPSAPTATPAPAARAPAEEEVGTRRGEFTRLEYERRAQLKLMDDLDKVLRPRSGCCDDSALARSPARGLLGSRLSKVYSQSTLSLSTVANEANNLGVKRPSRAPSPSGLMSPSRLPGNRDRDWENGSNASSPASVPEYTGPRLYKEPSAKSNKFIIHNALSHCCLAGRVNEPQKNRILEEIEKSKANHFLILFRDSSCQFRALYTLSGETEELSRLAGYGPRTVTPAMVEGIYKYNSDRKRFTQIPAKTMSMSVDAFTIQGHLWQSKKPTTPKKGGSTPK from the exons ATGGTGGAGGCGGCGCCCCCCGGGCCCGGGCCGCTGCGGAGGACCTTCCTGGTGCCCGAGATTAAGTCACTGGACCAGTACGATTTCTCGCGGGCCAAGGCGGCGGCCAGCCTGGCGTGGGTGCTGCGGGCCGCATTCGGGGGCGCAG AGCATGTACCCTCGGAGCTGTGGGAACCCTTCTACACTGACCAGTATGCGCAGGAGCACGTGAAGCCCCCGGTGACGCGGTTGCTGCTCTCAGCGGAGCTGTACTGCCGGGCCTGGCGCCAGGCGCTGCCGCAGCTCGAGACACCCCCGAGCCCCTCAGCGCTGCTGGCCCTGCTGGCCCGGAGGGGCACTGTGCCCGCGCTGCCCGAGCGCCCAGTGCAGGAGGCCGACCTGCGACACCAGCCTATCCTCATG GGAGCCCACCTAGCTGTCATTGACGCTCTCATGGTTGCCTTTGCCTTCGAGTGGACGAAGACTCTGCCCGGTCCCTTGGCCCTGGCCAGCTTAGAGCACAAGCTCCTTTTCTGGGTGGACACG ACCATCCGGCGTCTGCAAGAGAAGACGGAGCAGGAAGCAGCCCAGAGAGCATCTCCATCAGCCTCTGCGGATGGGGTGGCCCCCACGCAGCCCTCG TGCCCCACACGCTGGTACTGGAAGCTGGTTCCT CACGCAATTGCCTTCTGTTTGAAAGAGTCGGGGAGCAAACCCCCCATG ATCCGATACCGCAAGGACCGTGCCCTGGCCCGACGTGCCCCCTGCTTTCCCACCGTGACCAGCCTCCAGGACCTGGCGAGTGGGGCTGCGCTGGCTGCTACAATCCACTGCTATTGTCCTCAGCTATTACGACTTGAGG AGGTGTGCCTCAAGGACCCCATGTCTGTGGCGGACAGCCTGTACAACCTCCAGCTGGTGCAGGATTTCTGCGCCTCCCGCCTTCCTCGTGGCTGCCCGCTGTCCCTCGAGGACCTGCTTTATGTACCACCGCCCCTCAAG GTCAACCTGGTGGTGCTGCTGGCGGAGATGTTCATGTGCTTCGAGGTGCTGAAACCTGACTTCGTGCAGGCCAAGGAGCTGCCTGACGGTCATG CTGCCTCCCCCCGGGCCACAGACACCTCCACCCCTCAGAACAGCAGCGGCGGCAG TTCTCCTGTCTTCAACTTCCGCCATCCACTTCTGTCACCCGGCGGCCCCCAGTCTCCACTCCGCGGATCCACAG GCTCGCTGAAGTCCTCCCCTTCCATGTCCCACATGGAGGTCCTCGGCAAGGCCTGGAACCGACAGCTCAG CCGTCCCCTTTCCCAGGCTGTGTCGTTCAGCACCCCCTTTGGCCTGGACAGCGACGTGGATGTCGTCATGGGAGACCCCGTCCTACTCCGCTCCGTCAGCTCAGACAGCCTGGGCCCCCCACGCCCCGTGCCAGCCCGGACCCCCACCCAACCACCCGCAGAGCCTGGTGACCTGCCCACCATCGAGGAGGCCCTGCAGATCATCCACAGTGCTGAGCCCCGGCTGCTCCCAGATGGGGCTGCTGATGGCAGCTTCTACCTCCACTCCCCTGAAGGGCCCTCCAAACCCACGCTGGCCTCCTCCTACCCACCCGACAAGGTACCTGCCTACTTGCCCCACCCCGAAGGCCCTTCGAAACCTTCTCCCTGCCAGGCGGGGGAAGTACTGAAACCCCAGGCCCTGTCTGAGGGCTCGCCAAAGGCGATGGCTTCGTCCCCAGCTGCCAGCAACTCTGAAGTGAAGATGACCAGCTTTGCTGAACGCAAGAAGCAGCTGGTGAAGGCCGAGGTGGAGGCCGGAGCTGGGTCCCCGGTGGCCACCCCAGCAGCACCGGAGGCCCTGAGCTCAGAGATGAGTGAGCTTGGAGCCCGGCTGGAGGAGAAACGGCGGGCCATAGAGGCTCAGAAACGACGGATTGAGGCCATCTTTGCCAAACACCGCCAACGACTGGGCAAGAGTGCTTTCCTGCAGGTGCAGCCTCGGGAGGCTGGTGGGGAGGCCGAGGCCGAGGCCGAGGCCGAGGCTGAGCCAGGCCCAGCTCCCGGTGGGGAGCGGCCGGCAGGTGAGGGCCAGGGTGAGCCATCTCCACGGCCCAAGGCAGTGACTTTCTCACCAGAACTGGGCCCGGTGCCCCCCGAGGGACTGGGGGATTATAACCGGGCAGTCAACAAACTGAGTGCTGCACTGAACTCATTGCAACGAGACATGCAGAGGCTCACAGACCAGCAGCAGCGGCTCCTGGGCCCACCTGAGGCCCCTGGGCCTGCCCCACCTCCCGCTGCCCCGTCTCCTGCTGCATGGGTCATCCCTGGCCCCACAATGGGCCCCAAAGCTGCATCCCCCAGCCCTGTACGGCGCGCCTCAGCTGCCCGGCGTAGCCCAGGGCCCGGTCCCAGCCCAACGCCCCGCAGCCCCAAGCACACGCGGCCAGCGGATCTCCGGCTGGCGCCTCTGACGAGGGTGCTCACACCTCCCCATGATGTTGACAGCCTCCCCCACCTGCGAAAGTTCTCACCGAGCCAGGTGCCTGTGCAAACTCGCTCCTCCATCCTCTTGTCTGAGGGGCCGCCTCCTGAGGAGCCCTCAGCCAGGCCAGGCCTCATCGAGATCCCACTGGGCAGCCTGGAAGAGCCCTCGGCTGAGGATGAGGGAGACGGGAGCCCCCCTGGTGCTGAAGATTCCTTAGAGGAAGAGGCATCTTCAGAGGGAGAGCCCCGCGGTGGCCTGGGCTTCTTCTATAAG GATGAAGACAAGCCCGAGGACGAGATGGCCCAAAAGCGGGCCAGCCTGCTGGAGCGGCAACAACGGCGGGTGGAGGAGGCACGGCGACGCAAACAGTGGCAGGAGGCTGAGAAGGAGCAGCGGAGAGAGGAGGCTGTGCG ACTGGCCCAGGAGGAGGTGGTCCCCAGCCCCTCGGCCCCCACAGCAACTCCAGCCCCTGCTGCCCGGGCCCCAGCTGAAGAGGAGGTGGGCACCCGGCGGGGGGAGTTCACACGGCTCGAGTATGAACGCCGGGCCCAGCTGAAGCTGATGGATGACCTGGATAAGGTGCTACGGCCACG CTCTGGTTGCTGCGATGACTCAGCCCTGGCACGAAGTCCTGCCCGTGGCCTGCTGG GTTCTCGGCTCAGCAAGGTCTACTCCCAGTCCACTCTATCACTGTCAACCGTGGCCAACGAGGCCAATAACCTGGGGGTGAAGAGGCCATCTCG GGCCCCTTCCCCATCTGGTCTCATGTCCCCAAGCCGCCTGCCTGGTAACCGTGACCGCGACTGGGAGAACGGCAGCAACGCCTCCTCCCCAGCATCAGTGCCTGAGTACACAG GTCCTCGGCTGTACAAGGAGCCCAGCGCCAAGTCCAACAAGTTCATTATCCACAATGCCCTGTCACATTGCTGCCTGGCGGGCAGGGTGAACGAGCCGCAGAAGAACCGAATTCTAGAG GAAATTGAGAAGAGCAAGGCCAACCACTTCCTGATCCTCTTCCGGGACTCGAGCTGCCAGTTCCGGGCCCTCTACACACTGTCGGGGGAGACGGAGGAGCTGTCCAGGTTGGCAGGCTATGGCCCCCGCACTGTCACACCCGCCATGGTCGAGGGCATCTACAAGTACAACTCGGACCGCAAGCGCTTCACCCAGATCCCCGCCAAGACCATGTCCATGAGTGTGGACGCCTTCACCATCCAGGGACACCTCTGGCAGAGCAAGAAGCCCACCACCCCCAAGAAGGGGGGCAGCACCCCCAAATAG
- the CAMSAP3 gene encoding calmodulin-regulated spectrin-associated protein 3 isoform X7, translating into MVEAAPPGPGPLRRTFLVPEIKSLDQYDFSRAKAAASLAWVLRAAFGGAEHVPSELWEPFYTDQYAQEHVKPPVTRLLLSAELYCRAWRQALPQLETPPSPSALLALLARRGTVPALPERPVQEADLRHQPILMGAHLAVIDALMVAFAFEWTKTLPGPLALASLEHKLLFWVDTTIRRLQEKTEQEAAQRASPSASADGVAPTQPSCPTRWYWKLVPHAIAFCLKESGSKPPMIRYRKDRALARRAPCFPTVTSLQDLASGAALAATIHCYCPQLLRLEEVCLKDPMSVADSLYNLQLVQDFCASRLPRGCPLSLEDLLYVPPPLKVNLVVLLAEMFMCFEVLKPDFVQAKELPDGHAASPRATDTSTPQNSSGGSSPVFNFRHPLLSPGGPQSPLRGSTGSLKSSPSMSHMEVLGKAWNRQLSRPLSQAVSFSTPFGLDSDVDVVMGDPVLLRSVSSDSLGPPRPVPARTPTQPPAEPGDLPTIEEALQIIHSAEPRLLPDGAADGSFYLHSPEGPSKPTLASSYPPDKVPAYLPHPEGPSKPSPCQAGEVLKPQALSEGSPKAMASSPAASNSEVKMTSFAERKKQLVKAEVEAGAGSPVATPAAPEALSSEMSELGARLEEKRRAIEAQKRRIEAIFAKHRQRLGKSAFLQVQPREAGGEAEAEAEAEAEPGPAPGGERPAGEGQGEPSPRPKAVTFSPELGPVPPEGLGDYNRAVNKLSAALNSLQRDMQRLTDQQQRLLGPPEAPGPAPPPAAPSPAAWVIPGPTMGPKAASPSPVRRASAARRSPGPGPSPTPRSPKHTRPADLRLAPLTRVLTPPHDVDSLPHLRKFSPSQVPVQTRSSILLSEGPPPEEPSARPGLIEIPLGSLEEPSAEDEGDGSPPGAEDSLEEEASSEGEPRGGLGFFYKDEDKPEDEMAQKRASLLERQQRRVEEARRRKQWQEAEKEQRREEAVRLAQEEVVPSPSAPTATPAPAARAPAEEEVGTRRGEFTRLEYERRAQLKLMDDLDKVLRPRGTGGPGRGGRRAPRPRSGCCDDSALARSPARGLLGSRLSKVYSQSTLSLSTVANEANNLGVKRPSRAPSPSGLMSPSRLPGNRDRDWENGSNASSPASVPEYTGPRLYKEPSAKSNKFIIHNALSHCCLAGRVNEPQKNRILEEIEKSKANHFLILFRDSSCQFRALYTLSGETEELSRLAGYGPRTVTPAMVEGIYKYNSDRKRFTQIPAKTMSMSVDAFTIQGHLWQSKKPTTPKKGGSTPK; encoded by the exons ATGGTGGAGGCGGCGCCCCCCGGGCCCGGGCCGCTGCGGAGGACCTTCCTGGTGCCCGAGATTAAGTCACTGGACCAGTACGATTTCTCGCGGGCCAAGGCGGCGGCCAGCCTGGCGTGGGTGCTGCGGGCCGCATTCGGGGGCGCAG AGCATGTACCCTCGGAGCTGTGGGAACCCTTCTACACTGACCAGTATGCGCAGGAGCACGTGAAGCCCCCGGTGACGCGGTTGCTGCTCTCAGCGGAGCTGTACTGCCGGGCCTGGCGCCAGGCGCTGCCGCAGCTCGAGACACCCCCGAGCCCCTCAGCGCTGCTGGCCCTGCTGGCCCGGAGGGGCACTGTGCCCGCGCTGCCCGAGCGCCCAGTGCAGGAGGCCGACCTGCGACACCAGCCTATCCTCATG GGAGCCCACCTAGCTGTCATTGACGCTCTCATGGTTGCCTTTGCCTTCGAGTGGACGAAGACTCTGCCCGGTCCCTTGGCCCTGGCCAGCTTAGAGCACAAGCTCCTTTTCTGGGTGGACACG ACCATCCGGCGTCTGCAAGAGAAGACGGAGCAGGAAGCAGCCCAGAGAGCATCTCCATCAGCCTCTGCGGATGGGGTGGCCCCCACGCAGCCCTCG TGCCCCACACGCTGGTACTGGAAGCTGGTTCCT CACGCAATTGCCTTCTGTTTGAAAGAGTCGGGGAGCAAACCCCCCATG ATCCGATACCGCAAGGACCGTGCCCTGGCCCGACGTGCCCCCTGCTTTCCCACCGTGACCAGCCTCCAGGACCTGGCGAGTGGGGCTGCGCTGGCTGCTACAATCCACTGCTATTGTCCTCAGCTATTACGACTTGAGG AGGTGTGCCTCAAGGACCCCATGTCTGTGGCGGACAGCCTGTACAACCTCCAGCTGGTGCAGGATTTCTGCGCCTCCCGCCTTCCTCGTGGCTGCCCGCTGTCCCTCGAGGACCTGCTTTATGTACCACCGCCCCTCAAG GTCAACCTGGTGGTGCTGCTGGCGGAGATGTTCATGTGCTTCGAGGTGCTGAAACCTGACTTCGTGCAGGCCAAGGAGCTGCCTGACGGTCATG CTGCCTCCCCCCGGGCCACAGACACCTCCACCCCTCAGAACAGCAGCGGCGGCAG TTCTCCTGTCTTCAACTTCCGCCATCCACTTCTGTCACCCGGCGGCCCCCAGTCTCCACTCCGCGGATCCACAG GCTCGCTGAAGTCCTCCCCTTCCATGTCCCACATGGAGGTCCTCGGCAAGGCCTGGAACCGACAGCTCAG CCGTCCCCTTTCCCAGGCTGTGTCGTTCAGCACCCCCTTTGGCCTGGACAGCGACGTGGATGTCGTCATGGGAGACCCCGTCCTACTCCGCTCCGTCAGCTCAGACAGCCTGGGCCCCCCACGCCCCGTGCCAGCCCGGACCCCCACCCAACCACCCGCAGAGCCTGGTGACCTGCCCACCATCGAGGAGGCCCTGCAGATCATCCACAGTGCTGAGCCCCGGCTGCTCCCAGATGGGGCTGCTGATGGCAGCTTCTACCTCCACTCCCCTGAAGGGCCCTCCAAACCCACGCTGGCCTCCTCCTACCCACCCGACAAGGTACCTGCCTACTTGCCCCACCCCGAAGGCCCTTCGAAACCTTCTCCCTGCCAGGCGGGGGAAGTACTGAAACCCCAGGCCCTGTCTGAGGGCTCGCCAAAGGCGATGGCTTCGTCCCCAGCTGCCAGCAACTCTGAAGTGAAGATGACCAGCTTTGCTGAACGCAAGAAGCAGCTGGTGAAGGCCGAGGTGGAGGCCGGAGCTGGGTCCCCGGTGGCCACCCCAGCAGCACCGGAGGCCCTGAGCTCAGAGATGAGTGAGCTTGGAGCCCGGCTGGAGGAGAAACGGCGGGCCATAGAGGCTCAGAAACGACGGATTGAGGCCATCTTTGCCAAACACCGCCAACGACTGGGCAAGAGTGCTTTCCTGCAGGTGCAGCCTCGGGAGGCTGGTGGGGAGGCCGAGGCCGAGGCCGAGGCCGAGGCTGAGCCAGGCCCAGCTCCCGGTGGGGAGCGGCCGGCAGGTGAGGGCCAGGGTGAGCCATCTCCACGGCCCAAGGCAGTGACTTTCTCACCAGAACTGGGCCCGGTGCCCCCCGAGGGACTGGGGGATTATAACCGGGCAGTCAACAAACTGAGTGCTGCACTGAACTCATTGCAACGAGACATGCAGAGGCTCACAGACCAGCAGCAGCGGCTCCTGGGCCCACCTGAGGCCCCTGGGCCTGCCCCACCTCCCGCTGCCCCGTCTCCTGCTGCATGGGTCATCCCTGGCCCCACAATGGGCCCCAAAGCTGCATCCCCCAGCCCTGTACGGCGCGCCTCAGCTGCCCGGCGTAGCCCAGGGCCCGGTCCCAGCCCAACGCCCCGCAGCCCCAAGCACACGCGGCCAGCGGATCTCCGGCTGGCGCCTCTGACGAGGGTGCTCACACCTCCCCATGATGTTGACAGCCTCCCCCACCTGCGAAAGTTCTCACCGAGCCAGGTGCCTGTGCAAACTCGCTCCTCCATCCTCTTGTCTGAGGGGCCGCCTCCTGAGGAGCCCTCAGCCAGGCCAGGCCTCATCGAGATCCCACTGGGCAGCCTGGAAGAGCCCTCGGCTGAGGATGAGGGAGACGGGAGCCCCCCTGGTGCTGAAGATTCCTTAGAGGAAGAGGCATCTTCAGAGGGAGAGCCCCGCGGTGGCCTGGGCTTCTTCTATAAG GATGAAGACAAGCCCGAGGACGAGATGGCCCAAAAGCGGGCCAGCCTGCTGGAGCGGCAACAACGGCGGGTGGAGGAGGCACGGCGACGCAAACAGTGGCAGGAGGCTGAGAAGGAGCAGCGGAGAGAGGAGGCTGTGCG ACTGGCCCAGGAGGAGGTGGTCCCCAGCCCCTCGGCCCCCACAGCAACTCCAGCCCCTGCTGCCCGGGCCCCAGCTGAAGAGGAGGTGGGCACCCGGCGGGGGGAGTTCACACGGCTCGAGTATGAACGCCGGGCCCAGCTGAAGCTGATGGATGACCTGGATAAGGTGCTACGGCCACGGGGGACCGGGGGGCCAGGCCGAGGTGGACGGAGGGCCCCCCGGCCACGCTCTGGTTGCTGCGATGACTCAGCCCTGGCACGAAGTCCTGCCCGTGGCCTGCTGG GTTCTCGGCTCAGCAAGGTCTACTCCCAGTCCACTCTATCACTGTCAACCGTGGCCAACGAGGCCAATAACCTGGGGGTGAAGAGGCCATCTCG GGCCCCTTCCCCATCTGGTCTCATGTCCCCAAGCCGCCTGCCTGGTAACCGTGACCGCGACTGGGAGAACGGCAGCAACGCCTCCTCCCCAGCATCAGTGCCTGAGTACACAG GTCCTCGGCTGTACAAGGAGCCCAGCGCCAAGTCCAACAAGTTCATTATCCACAATGCCCTGTCACATTGCTGCCTGGCGGGCAGGGTGAACGAGCCGCAGAAGAACCGAATTCTAGAG GAAATTGAGAAGAGCAAGGCCAACCACTTCCTGATCCTCTTCCGGGACTCGAGCTGCCAGTTCCGGGCCCTCTACACACTGTCGGGGGAGACGGAGGAGCTGTCCAGGTTGGCAGGCTATGGCCCCCGCACTGTCACACCCGCCATGGTCGAGGGCATCTACAAGTACAACTCGGACCGCAAGCGCTTCACCCAGATCCCCGCCAAGACCATGTCCATGAGTGTGGACGCCTTCACCATCCAGGGACACCTCTGGCAGAGCAAGAAGCCCACCACCCCCAAGAAGGGGGGCAGCACCCCCAAATAG